AGTGTAACAGGGCCGTTTTTTACAGACATCTCCACAGACAAGCCGCTGCCAACCTTTCCATGATACACTTGTAATGGACAAACTTTTATTTTTCCTTCTGCAATAGATATATGCCCGGGTCCGTCATGTCCCATCAATACAACATCGTCCTTAAAGTCGACTGCATAATATTCGGTAAAAGAGCCTCCGGCTCCAAAACTATCCATAATCTTCATGGCTTGCACATTCTTTATTTCATATTCTCCTGCTACAGGAATGCCATGTGCGGTAAGCAATGAATTGCCTAAAATTATAGAAGAGAAGGTCTCCAGATTTTGCGTCCCCTCACCTTTGTAGTAATAAGCAAGAGATCCCAAATTATATTTCTCAATAAGTTTATCAAGTGCCACTGAAGTGCGGGCAGCTTTTTCTAGTTCCTCCTTTGAACAATCGGGCTGTATATCGAAATGTTGATAAAAATCTAATGTTTTTCCTACTAATTGCTTTTCGGTAACACGCTCGCGTAGGGAACTAAGTTCATCTGCTTCAATGATTTCTATATGACCCCCAAAATGGGCATACTGAGCAGTCAAATCAGTATATACATCTAACATCCCGCTATAATAGTTACCCATGCAGCCTAAGCGGTTATAAGACATTATTTTTTTTACGCGCGCAGCTTCTATCCATTCATTTATTTCACTCCAACAAAGATCATCACCGTCAAGTAATCCGGTAACCTGATGATAGGTAATGCCCGTTCTCTTAAACACATTGGCTATTTCCGGCACCGGGCAAGCTGAACAGTAGGCCAGCCACTCACCGGTCATCTTTGTCCTGTCTCTCATTTTATTAAAGGATGTATAGTCAATCGCGGCTTCAGGAGAAAGGTTCAAAATAATCACCGGTACTTTTGCCTGTTGCACTACCGGTAAAACGGTAGAAGACAATGCATAAGTCGTCACGTACAGAAAAAGAATATCTACTTCCTTCTGCCTGAAATGACTACCCGTTTCAAAGGCTTTATCCGTGCTATCCACCATTCCGGCATTTATGATATTTGGATTGCACCCGCGCATTTTTTGCTCTACAACAGCAAGGTAGCCCAGTAGTCGCTCTTTTAAACCATCAAACTGTTCCCAATATGTTTCGAGCCCGATTGCAAATAAGCCTATCTTCAATTCACCTGCCATTTAAACAAATTTTAATTTGATTTATAGTAATTTATTTCGCCAAAAATCTACCCAAATAGTATTTGAAATATATCCGGCAATAAATGTTTCATTTTTTCTTCTTCCAGTTTTCTGATAAGATCCATTTCAAACAAGGATCTATCCATTGCAGTTTTGCCGTTTTATTTTGCACCCCGAAGCCATGGCCTCCTTTGGCATATAAAAACATTCGGACAGGCACATTGTGTTGTTGCAAAGCAGCCTCCAAATACAAACTGTTTTCAACTTTTACTATATCGTCATCGATAGCAGCTGTAATAAAGGTTGGCGGCGTATCGTCAGTCACTTGCAATTCATTAGAGAAATCTTTAATTTTCTCTGGGGTAATATTTGGACCAATTAAATTATTCCTGGATTGTAAATGCGTAAGGCTATCTGCGAAGCTTACAACAGGGTAAGTTGCCACGACAAAATCCGGCCTCAAACTAATATGTTTTTCATTTTTTAGTGCAGTTTGATTAAAGTGCGTTTCAACCGTTGTCACTAAATGACCACCTGCAGAAAAACCCATAATGCCTAACTTATCGGGGTTGATTTTAAATTCTTTTGCGTGTTCTCTAATAAAGAGAATCGCTTGCTGTGCATCGGTCAAAGGCACGATATCTTTATGAAACATTTTGTCAGCATTCGGAAGACGATAATCTAAAAGAAAAGCTGTAATACCCGCCTCATTAAGCTTCTTACAAGCAGGTATTCCTTCCACATTATTAGCTCTTCCCGCATAAGAGCCCCCTGAACAAACAATGACGACGATATTAGTTTTCTTATGTTCGGGAGCATAATAAGTAAGGCGGGGGATCTCTGTACCATTTTTAGCATATAAAATAGCGCCATTGGGATACAGAGGAATAACCCTCTGTGCAAGAGCCCATTGAATACTACATAAGATAAGCGCAATACATAGAATGTTTTTTTGCTTCATAGACTTGTTGTTTTATTGGCATCGGCTGTCCAAAGAATTGATAAGATACGGCTATAAAAATAGCTTATTTTGATTATTAAACTGTCTCCTACTGTTTGCTGGCAATATTTTAAAGTAAGGCGAATTCTAAAACACATGGTGGATGATGGCAAGTTAAAATCTGAGGGCGTTGACAAAATGGACAAGATATTCTATTGAGTATAATCAGTTAGAAAACGACCAGTTGCTCAATAAGATGTTCAATAAAAAGAAATAGTAAATCAAGAAAACAAGATTATTGGATATAAAATTTTATGTAAAGACTTCCTGGCATTGGGTTGAATTTAGAGGGTTTTATCTGATTACCTCCTCAACTAAAAAAGATGTAGCTCCTCGGGCGGATACCTTATTTCTACCGGAAAGAATCCTGTTCAGAAACCTTATAGTGTCAATTATACGCCTTGGACAAACTACCAATCGATTTTATAAAGAAGCCCGAAGTGTTAGATAAAAGGGAACAGAATAATTCTCCAGTCGTTTTTTAATGATCATTTCGGCTGCTTTCTTTCCCATCAATTGAAAGTCCGCTGAAATAGTAGTAATCCCATTAAGAATGATTTGTTTTATGGGCGTTTCATTATAAGAAATTATGCCCACCTCCTTACCTACTTCTAAATGAGATTCCAGCACTTTTTTTATTAAGGCCACTAAATCATCTTCCATTAAACTAATATATACGGAGCTCTTTTCTATTTGAATTGTTTGAATATTATTGATTATTTCATAATCAAAGGCATAGTCCTGACAAAACCTGGAAAAACCTTTCAATATGCTATTTGGATGATAAGTATATTCGGGAAAAATGATCTTTAATTTGTCATATTTTTTTAACTGTTCTATTGCCTTTAAAAGTGTGTCGTAAATATTTTTTTCAAAATCTTCATATATAGCACCATAATCGCCCTGGATATTATCTAGTAATTGACTCATCAAAATCAATTTCCCGGGTGGAATTAGTTGATTTATTATTTCATAAGCTTTACCATTATCTTCTATAAAATGAGGAATGATTACATAGTACGAATAATCCACTTTTCTTCTTGTCAGTAGTTTTTTAAACAAGGGGAAATCATTATTGTAAATATAAAAATCAATGATAACATTGTTGCCCAGCGCCTTAGCAAAAGAATCGTATATGATTTTTTTGTGGACACTTAATTTATTAAAAATCAAGAAGATTTTAATTAGCCCTTGTGTATTTGTGTTCTTCACAAAATAACCCTTACCGGGGACCGAATGAATGAAACCATTCTCCTTCAGATATCTATAAGCTTTCTCAACCGTATTGCGGCTGATATCAAATTCATATGCCATACCATTAATGGAAGGAAGGATATAATCATCTTGAATATCACCGTCTTCGATACTTTTTGATATGGAGTTGGCTAATTGAATATATTTGGGCGTAATAGAATAGTTGTCAAACTCTATAATATTATAAATATTTTCTGAAATCATAATGTACAAAATTTTGTTGATAAAAAGCGGCATCTCAACAACTTGCGCATGATCAATAAGAGAAGCTTATTTTATAGAACCTTTATGCTTCAGGATAAATTATTCTTAGATCTGTTCATTTTTATATCAGATCCTTATCTCACTATTATTGAGCATACTGAAAATCGGTTTCTTAAAAGAACGTTCCTCACCATTACTGTACCAATAGGATAGAAAAACCGCTATTTATCACTAAAGATTTACTACCTGAACTTGCGCGCTTTTTTATTAGAAAGATTTTTAAGTCGTTTTATGACCAAACTCCTCCTACTAACCTCCTAGACTGTCGGAATTTTAAAAGGCCACTTTGAAAATGCTGCTTGGAATTTTATCTTTAGAGACAGTAAAGGATGGTTGAAGCAATGAAAAAAAGTAATATTGCATACGAATGTTATTTTGTTAAAAGGCTATTCATATAGAAATACACCCTTCTATATATTTAGTCTCATTAATACGGATACCTAACTTAAAATTTAATTAAAAGATGATCAATCATAGTCCGCAAGAAACCACCAAAGTCTGTATGCTTAAACGTAAAAATAACTATTATCAGTGTGTAACGATAACGCTTTTAGCTGGATTGATTTTACTGGGTACACAGTCTTTCGCTCAAGCTAGATTAGCGCTAGGACAGCTCTGGGTTGAAAATAAATCCAATCCGTTAGGCGTTACGGAAGCAGCACCCCGCCTAAGTTGGACCATACTTTCAGATGGTTTTCAAGTAGTACAAACAGCTTATGAAATTAGAGTTGCCACGAATGAAAAAGATTTAAAAAGGGGGCGACATCTAATCTGGGAATCAGGAAAGATAAACACAGATCAATCAATTCATGTACCTTATAAGGGAAGTGCATTAAGGTCAGCTCAACGATACTATTGGCAAGTGAAAGTATGGGACAATCAAGGTCATGCTTCGGATTGGAGCACAGCAGGCTTCTGGCAGACCGGGCTTTTGAGTGCATCGGATTGGAAAGCCAAGTGGATCGAGCCAGGGTATGCCGGTGATGCCGTCTTTAAGCCCAGCCCTATGTTACGTAAAGGATTTACAACAGGTAAAAAAATCGCCTCTGCAACAGCATTTATTACAGCTCATGGATTATATGAAGCATTTATTAACGGTAAAAAAATAGGCAATGCATTTCTTACACCTGGTTGGACCGATTACACCGACAGGCTGCAATATCAGAGTTATGATGTAACAGATTTGATAAAGCAGGGTAATAATGCGATTGGCGTTTTATTAGGCAGTGGTTGGTATCGCAGTCCCATGGCGTGGGGAGACAATATTAATCATTATGGTAAGAAACTGGGGCTTTTGTTTCAGCTCGAAATTACTTATGTAGATGGTTCCCATCGCTATATTATCTCTGATGGTAGCTGGAAGTCTTCCACCGGAGAAATTGTCTATTCTGAGATTTATAATGGTGAAACGATCGATGCCCGGCTGAAAAAAACCGGATGGGCATTACCAGACTATAAGGATGCCGCTTGGGTAAGTGTACATGTAAAGGACTATGGATTTAAAAATTTAATTACCACTGAAAACCAATTAGTCACTAAACATGAGGTCTTTCATCCGGTCAAAGTCATTACGACACCTAAGGGCGAGAAAGTATTAGACTTTGGTCAAAACTTGGTGGGATGGGTTGTCGCCACATTGAGTGGAAAAGCCGGTGATACCGTAACAATTTCGCATGCAGAAGTCTTAGATAAAGCGGGAAATTTTTACACAGCCAATTTAAGGGCTGCAAAGGCGCAGGATCATTATATCTTAAATGGAGATGAAAATGAAGTCTTTGAACCTCATTTTACCTGGCACGGATTCCGTTATATTAAGGTTGAAGGCTTATCGGGCAACCTGAACCCTGATGATTTTACAGCAGTGACCTTGTATTCAGATATGCCACAAACGGGTCATTTCAGCTCTTCTGATACAATGCTGAATAAATTAGAACATAATATTGAATGGGGACTTCGTGGTAATTTCCTGGATATACCCACGGACTGCCCTCAAAGGGATGAGAGACTTGGTTGGACAGGGGATGCTCAGGTCTTTTCCAGGACAGCTTCTTTTATTAGAAATGTAAATAGTTTTTTTGATAAGTGGATGAAAGATGTGGCGGTAGATCAGTTTAAAGACGGTCGGATTCCACATGTTGTTCCGAATGTTTTAGGGCCCGACCAAGGCGGCTCTGCCGGATGGGCAGATGTAGCTACCATTATTCCGTGGAATATGTACGTGGCTTATGGAGATAAAAGGATTCTGGAAAATCAATATACGAGCATGAAAGCCTGGGTAGATTATATTAAGGGAGTAAGTAAAGATGATTTATGGAATACAGGTTTTGACTTTGGTGACTGGCTTTTTTATCGCCCCGATGATGATAATGATGGCCGTGCGGCAGTCACAGATAAATATCTGATAGCTCAGTGTTTCTATGCACACTCTACCCAGTTGTTGATTAATGCAGCCAAGGTGCTTGGAAAAACAGCAGATGTCCAAAGCTATACAGCGCTTCTAAAGAAAATTAAATCTGCTTTTGTAAGGGAATATATGACGCCCTCTGGCAGGTTGGTTTCCGGAACACAAACAGCCTATGTACTGGCCCTAAATTTTGATATGTTGCCTGAGCATCTTCGGGTACAGGCAGCCAACCGTTTGGTGGAGAATATTCATAGTTATGGTGATCATATTACAACAGGGTTCTTGGGAACCCCCTATATTTCTGAGGTATTGACCAGATTTGGACATACAGATGTTGCTTATAAGCTACTCTTGCAAAAAACCTATCCTTCCTGGCTTTATCCGGTAACACAGGGTGCCACTACTATTTGGGAAAGATGGGATGGCCAGAAACCGGATGGCAGTTTTGAAAACCCGGGGATGAACTCTTTTAACCATTACGCTTACGGTGCGATTGGAGACTGGATGTACCGGGAAATGGTTGGATTGGATACTTATGAAGGCGAAGAAGCTGTGGGCTATAAACACATCAAGATTCAGCCGCATATTGGCGGAGGTATTCAAAGTGCTGAGGCCAGCCAATTGACTTATTATGGAAAGCTGTCCTGTAGCTGGGAAGTAAAGGACGAACTGCTTTCTTTAAAAATTAAAATACCTGTGAATACAGAGGCTACAATATTTATTCCGACGAATGATGCAACTCGTATCCTATGTAATGCCGTACCAATAAAGGACATAAAAGGGCTTACAGTCGTTGGAGAAAAAGCAGGTTATTTACAAATTAAAACAGGTTCAGGGAATTATAATTTTTCCTCAACAATTACACAGACCAAGGAAAAATAAATGGCAGATAATTATGGCCATCCTAATGACATCTATTTCGATTAATACAATAGATGTCATTAGGATGGATTAATGAGAGATTCTAATACTGAAAAAATATTTCAGTCGCACCATAACCAAAACGTGCATCGTATTGATTGACGAATGTCTTGACTTCTTTTTTTGTCTTAAGGATAGTATGTATTTCTTCGCGCAACACACCTTTGCCAACCCCGTGAATAACGATAAGATTGGGTTGCATATTAGCAATCGCAATTTGATACCATTTCTCAAATTCCTTTAGTTGTATTTGTATAATTTCAAAATTATCCAGGCCTTTCCATTCATTGGAGATTTTCTCGATATGTAAATCTATCACACTACGAACAGGAGGTAAATTTTCTTTTATTTTGGAAGCATTATAGACTTTGTAGCCCGCTTTAGAAAGGCTGGTTAAATCTATTTTATGCGTTTCCACTGTCTTTTCAGGATATCTTTCAAATAGTTGATAAGAGAGTGTCGGTTCGTTTTTGTCTTTTAGCTCTTCCACTTTTTTAAATACTTGTTTGGGGCGAAGCTTAAGTTCCGTCTCATAAAAGTCGGCGCGTCTCTTATCTGATTTTGCCAAAGAGAATTCTACTGAAAAAAATGGGCTGTCATTTAAGGCAGAAAAATCAAGGTCATGGATATACACTTCTTTTTGTGCCAATACTTCGGCTTTTAGTTCAAACTGTAATTGTCCATTCGCTTCCTGTCGGTAATAAAAACGCAGTATATCATTCGTATGATTGACTAAGTAAATTTTAAAATAATCTACTATATCATCTCCGAATTCATCAAAGCTGTATTTAGGAATAAAACTAAGCCATGTGCCAAGCTCTGCTTTTATTTGATTGGTCTGTATTTTTTTCTCTACAGGTATTTGATCGATATAAGTCTTATCAACCTTCTTTTCCGCAATAACTTTTTTCTGAAAGAAGCGATTGAAATACGGAAAATCTATCTGGTCGGTATGAATAGGAAAGCGGACACCGCGTACCTCAACAATCACCATTTTGTCATCCAATATTTCTTGCACACGACCCTCCTCATTGGTTTGCAACACTAATATTTCGTCACCTATTTGATACTTCAT
The Arachidicoccus soli DNA segment above includes these coding regions:
- a CDS encoding arabinose isomerase; this translates as MAGELKIGLFAIGLETYWEQFDGLKERLLGYLAVVEQKMRGCNPNIINAGMVDSTDKAFETGSHFRQKEVDILFLYVTTYALSSTVLPVVQQAKVPVIILNLSPEAAIDYTSFNKMRDRTKMTGEWLAYCSACPVPEIANVFKRTGITYHQVTGLLDGDDLCWSEINEWIEAARVKKIMSYNRLGCMGNYYSGMLDVYTDLTAQYAHFGGHIEIIEADELSSLRERVTEKQLVGKTLDFYQHFDIQPDCSKEELEKAARTSVALDKLIEKYNLGSLAYYYKGEGTQNLETFSSIILGNSLLTAHGIPVAGEYEIKNVQAMKIMDSFGAGGSFTEYYAVDFKDDVVLMGHDGPGHISIAEGKIKVCPLQVYHGKVGSGLSVEMSVKNGPVTLLSVIESEGGKLAFLTAEAASVPGPILEIGNTNSRYRFSIGVRDFLNAWNSYGPAHHCAVGVGHIHTKIEKLGKLLNMQVIKIC
- a CDS encoding alpha/beta hydrolase; protein product: MKQKNILCIALILCSIQWALAQRVIPLYPNGAILYAKNGTEIPRLTYYAPEHKKTNIVVIVCSGGSYAGRANNVEGIPACKKLNEAGITAFLLDYRLPNADKMFHKDIVPLTDAQQAILFIREHAKEFKINPDKLGIMGFSAGGHLVTTVETHFNQTALKNEKHISLRPDFVVATYPVVSFADSLTHLQSRNNLIGPNITPEKIKDFSNELQVTDDTPPTFITAAIDDDIVKVENSLYLEAALQQHNVPVRMFLYAKGGHGFGVQNKTAKLQWIDPCLKWILSENWKKKK
- a CDS encoding GntR family transcriptional regulator yields the protein MISENIYNIIEFDNYSITPKYIQLANSISKSIEDGDIQDDYILPSINGMAYEFDISRNTVEKAYRYLKENGFIHSVPGKGYFVKNTNTQGLIKIFLIFNKLSVHKKIIYDSFAKALGNNVIIDFYIYNNDFPLFKKLLTRRKVDYSYYVIIPHFIEDNGKAYEIINQLIPPGKLILMSQLLDNIQGDYGAIYEDFEKNIYDTLLKAIEQLKKYDKLKIIFPEYTYHPNSILKGFSRFCQDYAFDYEIINNIQTIQIEKSSVYISLMEDDLVALIKKVLESHLEVGKEVGIISYNETPIKQIILNGITTISADFQLMGKKAAEMIIKKRLENYSVPFYLTLRASL
- a CDS encoding alpha-L-rhamnosidase; amino-acid sequence: MINHSPQETTKVCMLKRKNNYYQCVTITLLAGLILLGTQSFAQARLALGQLWVENKSNPLGVTEAAPRLSWTILSDGFQVVQTAYEIRVATNEKDLKRGRHLIWESGKINTDQSIHVPYKGSALRSAQRYYWQVKVWDNQGHASDWSTAGFWQTGLLSASDWKAKWIEPGYAGDAVFKPSPMLRKGFTTGKKIASATAFITAHGLYEAFINGKKIGNAFLTPGWTDYTDRLQYQSYDVTDLIKQGNNAIGVLLGSGWYRSPMAWGDNINHYGKKLGLLFQLEITYVDGSHRYIISDGSWKSSTGEIVYSEIYNGETIDARLKKTGWALPDYKDAAWVSVHVKDYGFKNLITTENQLVTKHEVFHPVKVITTPKGEKVLDFGQNLVGWVVATLSGKAGDTVTISHAEVLDKAGNFYTANLRAAKAQDHYILNGDENEVFEPHFTWHGFRYIKVEGLSGNLNPDDFTAVTLYSDMPQTGHFSSSDTMLNKLEHNIEWGLRGNFLDIPTDCPQRDERLGWTGDAQVFSRTASFIRNVNSFFDKWMKDVAVDQFKDGRIPHVVPNVLGPDQGGSAGWADVATIIPWNMYVAYGDKRILENQYTSMKAWVDYIKGVSKDDLWNTGFDFGDWLFYRPDDDNDGRAAVTDKYLIAQCFYAHSTQLLINAAKVLGKTADVQSYTALLKKIKSAFVREYMTPSGRLVSGTQTAYVLALNFDMLPEHLRVQAANRLVENIHSYGDHITTGFLGTPYISEVLTRFGHTDVAYKLLLQKTYPSWLYPVTQGATTIWERWDGQKPDGSFENPGMNSFNHYAYGAIGDWMYREMVGLDTYEGEEAVGYKHIKIQPHIGGGIQSAEASQLTYYGKLSCSWEVKDELLSLKIKIPVNTEATIFIPTNDATRILCNAVPIKDIKGLTVVGEKAGYLQIKTGSGNYNFSSTITQTKEK
- a CDS encoding Smr/MutS family protein, translating into MKYQIGDEILVLQTNEEGRVQEILDDKMVIVEVRGVRFPIHTDQIDFPYFNRFFQKKVIAEKKVDKTYIDQIPVEKKIQTNQIKAELGTWLSFIPKYSFDEFGDDIVDYFKIYLVNHTNDILRFYYRQEANGQLQFELKAEVLAQKEVYIHDLDFSALNDSPFFSVEFSLAKSDKRRADFYETELKLRPKQVFKKVEELKDKNEPTLSYQLFERYPEKTVETHKIDLTSLSKAGYKVYNASKIKENLPPVRSVIDLHIEKISNEWKGLDNFEIIQIQLKEFEKWYQIAIANMQPNLIVIHGVGKGVLREEIHTILKTKKEVKTFVNQYDARFGYGATEIFFQY